Proteins from a genomic interval of Planktothrix sp. FACHB-1365:
- a CDS encoding glycosyltransferase family A protein, translated as MTSFNISTAEPLLSIVTATLGKFSDYWLEQLLKVKGNVEFILVYPPNTPIPNFPDPRIRVIISPFKGEVMQRMTGLLNVNTEYVIALDDDDFIHPDILELTSNYFARFPESWVLRLAIKNIDYQDEAEIQKEWSAIPNIDQLEVISKTPENPYPYQKGNYKDLLAIPIVPLNNKLDILLLINQKRTRKDREGIHFENFNNKVWKTVQVKESLEDFSQTLKLMNALTWIPSWSLDRTLGLFIQAKFYEPEKIMGHALPKPEQIRYILMQKKGFRIYLSSDILLIKRFPQYAYLWNLIFSQLDQIPRFLFSRLKSILQK; from the coding sequence ATGACTTCATTCAATATTTCTACTGCTGAACCTTTATTATCAATTGTTACAGCAACATTAGGGAAATTTTCGGATTATTGGTTAGAGCAATTGTTGAAAGTTAAAGGGAATGTGGAATTTATTTTGGTTTATCCTCCTAATACTCCTATTCCAAACTTTCCCGATCCTCGAATAAGAGTTATTATCAGTCCTTTCAAAGGGGAAGTGATGCAAAGAATGACGGGACTCCTGAATGTCAATACTGAATACGTTATCGCTCTGGATGATGATGATTTTATTCATCCTGATATTTTAGAGCTTACCAGTAACTATTTCGCTCGGTTCCCTGAAAGTTGGGTATTAAGATTAGCAATTAAAAATATTGACTACCAAGATGAAGCAGAAATTCAGAAAGAATGGTCGGCTATTCCTAATATTGATCAACTGGAAGTTATTAGCAAAACTCCTGAAAATCCATATCCCTATCAAAAAGGGAATTACAAAGACTTACTCGCTATCCCCATCGTTCCTCTTAATAATAAGTTAGATATTCTCTTGCTAATTAATCAAAAAAGAACCCGAAAAGATAGGGAAGGAATTCATTTTGAGAATTTTAATAATAAAGTTTGGAAAACAGTTCAAGTTAAGGAATCTTTAGAAGATTTTAGTCAAACCCTAAAACTGATGAATGCGTTGACCTGGATTCCAAGTTGGAGCTTAGATCGGACTTTAGGTCTATTTATCCAAGCTAAATTCTATGAACCTGAAAAAATTATGGGTCATGCACTACCCAAACCCGAACAAATTCGATACATTCTCATGCAGAAAAAGGGTTTTAGAATCTATTTATCATCGGATATATTGTTAATTAAAAGGTTTCCTCAGTATGCCTATCTATGGAATCTTATTTTTTCCCAGTTAGATCAAATCCCTCGATTTTTATTCTCAAGGCTAAAATCAATTTTACAAAAGTAG